Proteins co-encoded in one Listeria ivanovii subsp. ivanovii genomic window:
- a CDS encoding low temperature requirement protein A, translated as MKHKKVTWLELFFDLVFVTAVSSTTHLLLSVDCHPDKTAIYFVEYLLMVIPMFWCWVGQTMFVNRFGGEKKNLELYMIPQMFFAILLTASFHSAFSDAYYTFLIGYLGIRFIIIIQYFTMSRSLVNAPRKVALLLGNIFLLGFLTTGASFFFDGTLRYFFVYLGIVVDMVIPPFYINTLRKVPVDFYHLAERFGLFVIITFGESFFAITSILFGHTLDPYTVMYAFFGFIIIWTFWASYFRCHDKLIDFDKPTHGQCFIYGHFLIIISIMLLAANLHLLFDNILQREILLLMLFGAVGTFFISKQLVFAAHKKAEVTFYLWKNASLLLLLIGLFFINVSIEVPLFISFFCIWICAVLDLSLQSHTFRLANI; from the coding sequence ATGAAACACAAAAAAGTTACTTGGTTAGAATTATTTTTTGACTTAGTTTTTGTAACCGCGGTGTCTTCTACAACACATTTATTATTAAGTGTTGATTGTCACCCGGATAAAACAGCTATTTATTTTGTGGAATATCTTTTAATGGTTATTCCGATGTTTTGGTGTTGGGTTGGTCAGACTATGTTTGTAAACCGTTTTGGTGGAGAAAAGAAAAATTTAGAACTCTATATGATTCCACAAATGTTTTTTGCTATTTTACTAACAGCTAGCTTTCATTCAGCATTTTCTGATGCTTATTACACCTTTTTAATTGGCTATTTAGGAATTCGCTTTATTATTATCATTCAATATTTTACTATGAGCAGAAGTTTAGTAAATGCGCCGCGAAAAGTAGCTTTGTTGCTCGGAAATATTTTTCTGTTAGGTTTTTTGACAACAGGAGCTTCGTTCTTTTTTGATGGAACATTGCGCTACTTCTTTGTATATTTGGGCATCGTGGTGGATATGGTTATTCCCCCATTTTATATAAATACTTTACGTAAAGTTCCTGTTGACTTTTACCATTTAGCGGAACGTTTTGGTTTATTTGTCATCATCACCTTTGGAGAAAGTTTTTTTGCTATTACCTCTATTTTATTTGGTCATACTCTTGATCCTTACACAGTTATGTATGCTTTCTTTGGCTTTATCATTATTTGGACATTTTGGGCCTCCTATTTCCGTTGCCATGATAAACTTATTGACTTTGATAAACCGACACATGGGCAATGCTTTATTTATGGGCATTTCTTAATTATTATTTCGATTATGTTGCTTGCGGCGAATTTGCATCTACTGTTTGATAATATTTTGCAAAGAGAAATTCTATTATTGATGCTTTTTGGGGCTGTTGGAACCTTTTTCATTTCCAAGCAGCTTGTTTTTGCAGCACATAAAAAAGCCGAAGTGACATTTTATTTATGGAAAAATGCATCTTTATTGCTACTTTTAATCGGACTCTTTTTTATTAATGTATCGATTGAGGTTCCATTATTTATTAGCTTTTTTTGTATTTGGATTTGTGCGGTACTTGATCTTAGTCTCCAAAGTCATACTTTCCGGTTGGCAAATATATAA
- a CDS encoding iron chaperone has product MEVFAEYLAGIDNPDHRERTKEVLTWVAETFPNLKPEIKWNTPMFSNNGTFIIGISVAKQHMSISPEVAGIERFEEDLKQAGYSHTKGLFRITWAKPVDFSLLEKIIQFNIQDKANYTSFWRV; this is encoded by the coding sequence ATGGAAGTTTTTGCAGAATATTTGGCTGGGATCGATAACCCTGACCACCGCGAGCGCACAAAAGAAGTTTTAACATGGGTTGCTGAAACCTTTCCAAACTTAAAGCCGGAAATCAAATGGAATACACCAATGTTTTCAAATAATGGCACATTCATTATCGGCATTTCTGTTGCAAAACAGCATATGAGCATTTCCCCAGAAGTAGCCGGAATTGAGCGCTTTGAAGAAGACCTAAAACAAGCAGGATACAGCCATACAAAAGGCCTATTCCGCATCACTTGGGCTAAACCAGTCGATTTTAGTTTGCTAGAAAAAATTATTCAGTTCAACATTCAAGATAAAGCAAATTACACAAGTTTTTGGCGTGTTTAA
- a CDS encoding low temperature requirement protein A translates to MKERKVSWLELFFDLIFVTAVASTTHLLLSVDNHPDKTAVYFGEYLLMVTPMFWAWVGQTMFFNRFGEKIKWPELYMLPQMFFLILMTASFDLTFSNTYYTFLIGYLGIRLITVIQYFVISRKLSGDARKVALMLGGVFLLGVITTATSMFFDGFWRYFVMYLGISVDIILPLFLSATLRKVPVDFSHLAERFGLFVIITFGESIVAITTILVGHTLDWYTIGYVGLGFLIISTLWASYFYSFEKVVDHHKETHGQFLIYGHFFIIVSVMLLAANLHLLFEGHLEKDVLLLMLFGSVAVFFVSKQLVFAAHKKADVRFYVWKDVCLLGLLVGLFLVNLIGDLPVFVGLGSVLVCGVVDFWVWVGVGSGVKRRIN, encoded by the coding sequence ATGAAAGAACGAAAAGTTTCTTGGCTAGAATTGTTTTTTGATTTGATATTTGTTACCGCGGTGGCTTCTACTACCCACCTATTATTAAGTGTCGACAATCATCCGGATAAAACGGCGGTTTATTTTGGCGAATATTTACTTATGGTTACGCCGATGTTTTGGGCTTGGGTTGGTCAGACGATGTTTTTCAACCGCTTTGGCGAAAAAATCAAATGGCCAGAACTTTATATGTTACCACAAATGTTTTTCTTGATTTTAATGACCGCAAGTTTTGATTTAACTTTTTCGAATACGTATTATACTTTTTTGATTGGTTATTTGGGAATTCGGCTGATTACGGTGATTCAGTATTTTGTTATTAGTCGGAAGTTGTCGGGGGATGCGCGGAAAGTGGCGTTAATGCTTGGGGGCGTGTTTTTGCTTGGTGTGATTACAACGGCGACTTCGATGTTTTTTGATGGCTTTTGGCGGTATTTTGTTATGTATTTGGGAATTTCGGTTGATATTATTTTACCGCTGTTCTTATCGGCTACTCTGCGAAAAGTTCCGGTTGATTTCTCACATTTGGCGGAGCGGTTTGGGTTGTTTGTGATTATTACGTTTGGTGAGAGTATTGTCGCGATTACGACGATTTTGGTGGGACATACGCTGGATTGGTATACGATTGGTTATGTGGGGCTTGGGTTTTTGATTATTAGTACGCTTTGGGCTTCGTATTTTTATAGTTTTGAGAAGGTTGTCGATCATCATAAGGAGACACACGGTCAGTTTTTGATTTATGGGCATTTCTTTATTATTGTTTCGGTTATGCTGCTCGCGGCGAATCTGCATTTGTTGTTTGAAGGGCATTTGGAGAAGGATGTGCTGCTTCTGATGTTGTTTGGGTCGGTGGCGGTGTTTTTCGTTTCGAAGCAGCTTGTTTTCGCGGCACATAAGAAGGCAGATGTGCGGTTTTATGTTTGGAAGGATGTTTGTTTGCTTGGACTTTTGGTTGGGTTGTTTTTGGTGAATTTGATTGGGGATTTGCCGGTGTTTGTTGGTTTGGGGAGTGTTTTGGTTTGTGGGGTTGTGGATTTTTGGGTGTGGGTTGGGGTTGGGAGTGGGGTTAAAAGGCGAATAAATTAG
- a CDS encoding uracil-DNA glycosylase, whose amino-acid sequence MVKTWDEFLKQEAIKPYFIDLMKEVANARAKGNVYPSEEDMFSCFRLCPYDKVKVVILGQDPYHGPGQAHGLSFSVQKGVRIPPSLRNIYKELKTDLDIEPADHGHLAKWAEQGVLLMNTSWSVEEGKAGSHKKLGWTTFTDHVLEELNNYEKPLVFILWGNHAIKAASGITNPNHLLIEGVHPSPLAASRGFFGSKPFSKTNDFLEKAGRTPINWDLTE is encoded by the coding sequence ATGGTAAAAACTTGGGATGAATTTCTGAAGCAAGAAGCTATCAAACCATATTTTATTGATTTAATGAAGGAAGTCGCGAATGCTAGAGCAAAAGGGAACGTCTATCCATCAGAAGAAGACATGTTCTCCTGTTTCCGCTTATGTCCATATGATAAAGTTAAAGTCGTCATTCTTGGCCAAGATCCATACCACGGACCAGGACAAGCGCACGGACTTAGCTTCTCCGTCCAAAAAGGCGTGCGGATTCCACCAAGCCTCAGAAACATCTACAAAGAATTAAAAACCGACCTAGATATCGAACCAGCTGACCACGGGCATCTTGCTAAATGGGCCGAACAAGGCGTGCTGCTGATGAACACTAGTTGGAGCGTGGAAGAAGGTAAAGCAGGGAGCCACAAAAAATTAGGCTGGACGACATTTACCGACCATGTACTTGAAGAATTAAACAACTATGAAAAGCCATTAGTATTTATTCTATGGGGAAATCATGCTATTAAAGCCGCAAGTGGAATCACTAATCCAAACCATTTACTAATTGAAGGCGTTCACCCATCTCCACTCGCAGCAAGTCGCGGATTTTTCGGAAGTAAACCGTTTTCAAAAACAAATGATTTCCTAGAAAAGGCTGGAAGAACCCCGATTAATTGGGATTTAACTGAATAA
- a CDS encoding NfeD family protein, producing MKHNFTEDDFVYGDSWGLVHRGVLEDKEIERMKTLRDKVVGKKGVAATTLKPIGSVKIDGEVYEARLKTGYLEVGKPIVAVAIDFGYVLVNEDIQEEEK from the coding sequence TTGAAGCATAATTTTACAGAAGATGACTTTGTATATGGAGATTCATGGGGACTCGTGCACCGGGGGGTTTTAGAAGATAAAGAAATCGAACGAATGAAAACGCTTCGAGACAAAGTAGTAGGGAAAAAAGGTGTAGCAGCAACGACACTGAAGCCAATTGGTAGTGTCAAGATAGACGGAGAAGTCTATGAAGCTCGTTTAAAAACAGGTTATTTGGAAGTTGGGAAACCCATAGTCGCAGTAGCTATCGATTTTGGATATGTGCTCGTCAATGAAGATATACAAGAGGAGGAAAAATGA
- the floA gene encoding flotillin-like protein FloA (flotillin-like protein involved in membrane lipid rafts) has translation MTMIGPIIIAVLIIIFLIVFFTLVPVGLWISALSARVPVGLGTLIGMRLRRVVPSRVVKPLIKAVKAGLDLEVNQLESHYLAGGDVDNTVDALIAAHRANIELDFSRAAAIDLAGRDVLEAVQTSVTPKVIRTPEFTGVAQNGVEVKVITQITVQSNIERIVGGAGEDTVIARVGEAVVSTVGETKEHTDVLENPNSISKKVQEQGLGDGTAYTILSIDIAEMRIGDNIKAKLDIEKANADMEVAQAAASKRKAEAIALEQENRAAVVAAEAEVPRALSRALEEGNLGVMDFYKMENVQSDTAMRESIAHEDEK, from the coding sequence ATGACAATGATTGGACCAATTATTATCGCAGTACTAATTATCATCTTTTTAATCGTATTTTTCACTTTAGTACCAGTGGGATTATGGATTAGTGCTTTATCTGCACGTGTACCAGTGGGACTAGGAACTTTAATCGGAATGAGATTACGCCGTGTTGTACCATCTCGTGTTGTAAAACCGTTAATCAAAGCAGTAAAAGCAGGTCTTGATTTAGAAGTAAACCAATTAGAAAGTCACTATTTAGCTGGTGGGGATGTGGATAACACAGTTGATGCGTTAATCGCCGCACACCGCGCAAATATTGAATTAGACTTTAGCCGTGCTGCAGCAATTGATCTTGCTGGACGTGACGTGCTTGAAGCTGTACAAACTTCTGTAACACCAAAAGTTATTCGTACACCTGAATTTACTGGTGTGGCGCAAAACGGGGTTGAAGTAAAAGTTATTACGCAAATTACCGTACAATCCAACATTGAACGTATTGTTGGGGGTGCTGGGGAAGATACAGTTATCGCTCGTGTCGGTGAAGCCGTAGTATCTACAGTCGGTGAAACGAAAGAGCATACAGATGTACTTGAAAATCCAAACAGTATCTCGAAAAAAGTCCAAGAACAAGGACTGGGAGACGGAACTGCTTATACCATTTTATCGATTGATATTGCCGAAATGCGTATCGGAGACAATATTAAAGCAAAACTAGACATCGAAAAAGCCAACGCGGACATGGAAGTTGCTCAAGCAGCTGCATCGAAACGTAAAGCAGAAGCGATTGCCCTAGAACAAGAAAATAGAGCGGCCGTAGTAGCCGCAGAAGCAGAAGTACCACGCGCGCTTTCTCGTGCTTTAGAAGAAGGAAATCTTGGCGTAATGGATTTTTACAAAATGGAAAATGTGCAATCAGATACAGCGATGCGTGAATCAATTGCACATGAAGATGAAAAATAA
- a CDS encoding polysaccharide deacetylase family protein gives MHRKKSNKRNLLLFLLICLIPICLISLVLVVKSFIFNEEVSVSSRAPEKEQQVQKQVTKKITDKLKPNKVEAPVKIDGKTVFLTFDDGPTTYLNEFISVLEKEKVPATFFFVGNCLNQLKPETASKLVKSKHSVGLHSYSHDANLLYRKTNPTFIPEMERLKNDIKNKTGITTNLVRAPYGSTYLTAGEYQNVKQKGFKLLDWNIDSNDWRYKDDSNSVIQSVMTQAKNLEQSNEPLVILFHERKNTLQALPTIIKQLKEKGYRFNSYTEKIPFTEIFKE, from the coding sequence ATGCACAGAAAAAAATCAAACAAACGAAACCTATTACTATTTTTATTAATTTGTCTAATTCCTATTTGCCTTATAAGTCTAGTCCTTGTAGTAAAAAGTTTTATTTTCAACGAAGAAGTTAGTGTTTCTAGTAGAGCCCCTGAAAAAGAACAGCAAGTCCAAAAGCAGGTTACTAAAAAAATAACAGATAAACTAAAACCGAATAAAGTCGAAGCTCCCGTAAAAATTGATGGAAAAACCGTATTCCTAACTTTTGATGACGGTCCAACTACCTATTTAAACGAATTTATCTCTGTTTTGGAGAAAGAAAAAGTTCCCGCAACATTCTTTTTTGTAGGTAATTGTTTAAATCAACTGAAACCAGAAACAGCTTCTAAACTTGTAAAATCCAAACATAGCGTTGGTTTACACAGTTATTCGCATGATGCTAATCTACTTTACAGAAAAACTAATCCTACTTTTATTCCTGAAATGGAACGTTTAAAAAATGATATAAAAAATAAAACAGGTATCACAACAAACCTAGTCCGCGCACCTTATGGTAGTACTTATTTGACAGCTGGTGAGTATCAAAATGTGAAACAAAAAGGCTTTAAGCTGCTTGATTGGAATATAGATAGTAATGATTGGCGTTATAAAGACGATTCAAATAGTGTTATCCAATCAGTAATGACACAAGCGAAAAATTTAGAGCAAAGTAACGAACCTTTAGTTATCTTATTCCATGAACGGAAAAACACCCTTCAAGCATTACCGACAATTATTAAACAGCTTAAAGAAAAAGGTTATCGTTTTAATTCTTATACTGAAAAAATACCTTTTACAGAAATATTTAAAGAATGA
- a CDS encoding DUF3298 and DUF4163 domain-containing protein: protein MMNKLRQNYKNIPIPDELDAIIQKSLHKKPQKKFFTFKRSILTTVAIGFAIFIISISTNSAVAQAMMQVPLLKNIVQVFVGTEHTEKTAKTEISLKLPKIQGLEEKKLEQDINKAYDDTGEKLLKEYKAELASGNEHIQISSGFKEITNTNQLLTIRLTTEKIRASSYTEYNYLNLDKENQKILQLHDLFKDDSYVKLIKDNIFFQVKEQMSRNPEKIYWDINEWKPSFSAQNLEKRFYINAQHQLVISFNKYEIAPGYMGNIEFVIPTSNIESCLKDNKFIK, encoded by the coding sequence ATGATGAATAAATTACGACAGAATTATAAAAATATACCAATTCCTGATGAATTAGATGCGATTATTCAAAAGTCATTGCATAAAAAGCCACAAAAAAAATTCTTTACTTTTAAACGAAGTATTTTAACAACCGTAGCTATTGGATTTGCTATCTTTATTATCAGCATTTCTACTAATTCAGCAGTCGCTCAGGCAATGATGCAAGTCCCTCTTCTGAAAAATATTGTCCAAGTTTTTGTAGGAACAGAACATACAGAAAAAACGGCAAAAACAGAAATCTCCTTAAAACTACCTAAAATACAAGGACTTGAAGAAAAGAAATTAGAGCAAGATATTAATAAAGCTTATGACGATACAGGTGAAAAACTTTTGAAGGAATACAAAGCAGAACTAGCAAGCGGTAATGAACATATTCAAATTTCAAGTGGCTTTAAAGAAATAACGAATACAAACCAACTTCTTACTATCCGACTTACAACAGAAAAAATCAGGGCCAGCAGCTACACAGAATATAATTATCTCAACTTAGATAAAGAAAACCAAAAAATCTTGCAACTACATGACCTCTTTAAAGACGACAGTTACGTAAAGCTCATTAAAGATAATATTTTCTTCCAAGTAAAAGAACAAATGTCTAGAAATCCCGAAAAAATTTACTGGGATATTAATGAATGGAAACCATCTTTTTCTGCTCAAAATCTAGAAAAACGCTTTTATATTAACGCTCAACATCAACTTGTTATTTCGTTTAACAAATATGAAATTGCTCCAGGTTATATGGGCAATATTGAGTTCGTAATTCCTACTAGTAACATTGAAAGTTGCCTCAAAGATAATAAATTCATAAAATAA
- a CDS encoding RNA polymerase sigma factor produces MNEDMQDYFVDCITENKADFYRLAFSYVKSEADALDIIQDSIQKALISLHTVKNKDSLKSWFYKIVVRTSIDYLRKNKKIIVMNQDKLVHLNGLVEDKYENIDLKIQLEKLPIKYKTVIILRYFEDLSLEEISYIINRNLSTTKTRLYKAIKLLRQNLNKEELNNDE; encoded by the coding sequence ATGAATGAAGACATGCAAGATTATTTCGTAGATTGTATTACGGAGAATAAAGCAGATTTCTATCGATTAGCATTTAGCTATGTGAAGTCAGAAGCGGATGCACTCGATATTATACAAGACTCTATTCAAAAAGCACTTATCAGTTTACACACTGTTAAAAATAAAGATTCCTTGAAAAGTTGGTTTTACAAAATCGTTGTGCGCACATCGATTGATTATCTTCGAAAAAATAAGAAGATAATTGTTATGAATCAAGATAAATTAGTCCATTTAAACGGGCTAGTAGAAGATAAATATGAAAATATTGATTTAAAAATTCAATTAGAAAAATTGCCAATTAAATATAAAACGGTAATCATCTTGCGCTACTTTGAAGACTTGAGCCTAGAAGAAATTTCCTATATCATCAATCGAAACCTAAGTACTACCAAAACAAGGCTTTATAAGGCAATCAAACTACTTCGACAAAACCTGAACAAAGAGGAGTTGAATAATGATGAATAA
- a CDS encoding Crp/Fnr family transcriptional regulator, whose protein sequence is MDKQLEVILEDLEVSKADKDWVTYDTLSEGQTLENRHLLKHFLILEKGTLHLENQNTQILQFFTSGDIVFLSPFDMNVDMQLKLVCDQTAKIVFVDREYFLNFAANKASYMEWLLTSVLSNSAALCFELMKHDLPADERIVYTLQRLCKKTKTEEEATRDYYEVPNFLNKTKMAQYGAMSRKNLYNKLEILEETDQVKQKKEKVFVTATTI, encoded by the coding sequence ATGGACAAACAATTAGAAGTTATTTTAGAAGATTTAGAAGTTAGTAAAGCTGATAAAGACTGGGTCACCTACGATACATTATCAGAAGGTCAAACTTTAGAAAATCGTCATTTATTGAAACACTTCTTAATTCTTGAAAAAGGAACCCTACACCTAGAAAATCAAAATACACAAATCTTACAATTTTTCACTAGTGGCGATATTGTCTTTTTATCTCCATTTGATATGAATGTCGACATGCAACTAAAACTGGTGTGTGATCAAACAGCAAAAATTGTCTTTGTCGACCGGGAATACTTTTTAAATTTTGCCGCTAATAAAGCATCTTATATGGAATGGCTATTAACGTCTGTCCTTTCTAACTCAGCGGCTCTATGTTTTGAATTAATGAAACATGATTTACCAGCTGACGAACGAATTGTTTACACTTTGCAACGACTATGTAAGAAAACAAAAACAGAAGAAGAAGCAACGAGAGATTATTACGAAGTCCCAAACTTTTTAAATAAAACAAAAATGGCTCAGTACGGCGCAATGTCTCGAAAAAACTTATATAATAAATTAGAAATTCTAGAAGAAACAGATCAAGTGAAACAAAAAAAAGAAAAAGTGTTTGTTACTGCTACTACAATTTAA
- a CDS encoding glycosyltransferase family 2 protein translates to MNLSVIDTGIPAINIFITFLFVILLTYPILGGFAWFVGAFCYTFLFKYKQKNWTDIPATVEPFITIMVPAHNEEVVIEDTIEYLMNKINYTNYEILVTDDGSTDSTPAILDRLMGKYDNLRVVRMEKNKGKAHAFNIGTAFAKGELILSNDADTVPEPDALWKYVNYFIREDAHNIAAVTSNMDVQNRSTLVGKSQTVEFSSIVGIIKRTQTSVFGVIYAYSGANTMYRKDALMDVGMFRQDRATEDISIAWDHQFDGWLSLFATDIIFFMEVPETLNMLYKQRKRWAKGGTEVWLTNFKKVLRHPFQNIGRTSLFVDQTLSISWTFFFWISSAIFFARFIYLLFIWDTQQILFMLTVAFVFVCFEMVAGILQLLAALLIDDKGNKLKYFLFTPLYLLFYWIMNAVTILMTFIPAVKTILGFGTGVWTSPERRQK, encoded by the coding sequence ATGAATCTAAGTGTAATTGATACTGGGATTCCAGCAATTAATATTTTCATTACTTTTTTATTCGTCATTTTATTAACGTACCCGATTTTAGGCGGATTTGCATGGTTCGTTGGTGCGTTTTGTTATACTTTTTTATTCAAATACAAGCAGAAGAATTGGACGGATATCCCAGCAACAGTCGAACCATTTATTACGATTATGGTTCCAGCTCATAACGAAGAAGTTGTGATTGAGGATACGATTGAATACTTAATGAACAAAATCAATTATACAAATTACGAGATTCTGGTTACAGATGATGGTTCCACTGATTCTACCCCAGCTATTTTAGATCGCTTAATGGGAAAATACGATAATCTTCGCGTTGTCCGAATGGAGAAAAACAAAGGAAAAGCGCATGCCTTCAATATCGGGACAGCTTTCGCGAAAGGGGAATTGATATTAAGTAATGACGCGGATACGGTCCCTGAACCTGATGCGTTATGGAAATATGTTAATTACTTTATTCGCGAGGATGCGCATAATATCGCTGCGGTTACTTCTAATATGGACGTGCAAAACCGCTCCACTTTAGTTGGTAAATCGCAAACTGTGGAGTTCTCTAGTATAGTCGGCATTATTAAGCGGACACAAACGAGTGTATTTGGCGTTATTTATGCTTATAGTGGCGCAAACACGATGTATCGTAAAGACGCCTTAATGGACGTTGGGATGTTCAGACAAGACCGAGCAACAGAAGACATTAGTATCGCTTGGGATCACCAATTTGACGGCTGGCTCTCTCTTTTTGCAACGGATATTATCTTTTTCATGGAAGTTCCAGAGACATTAAACATGCTTTACAAACAACGCAAACGCTGGGCAAAAGGAGGTACTGAAGTTTGGCTGACGAATTTCAAAAAGGTACTCCGGCATCCGTTTCAAAATATTGGCCGGACCTCCCTCTTCGTTGACCAAACATTGAGTATTTCTTGGACGTTTTTTTTCTGGATATCTAGTGCGATTTTCTTTGCCAGATTTATTTATTTGCTTTTCATTTGGGACACACAGCAAATTTTGTTCATGCTTACCGTCGCCTTTGTTTTCGTTTGCTTCGAAATGGTTGCTGGAATTTTACAACTCCTCGCCGCCTTGCTTATTGATGATAAAGGAAATAAATTAAAATATTTCTTATTCACACCGCTTTACTTATTGTTTTATTGGATTATGAATGCTGTAACGATTTTGATGACCTTTATCCCTGCTGTTAAGACGATTTTAGGTTTCGGGACAGGCGTTTGGACTAGCCCAGAACGACGTCAAAAATAA
- a CDS encoding NlpC/P60 family protein: protein MKIIATRRKLFFAFIALMISFSVLFLPTNNAFAATTYKMTTTADVNIRTTDNTKGKVIGFYKNGTTVTFTAKTKNNWYKTIYKGKVGYVSGKCVITYKAPVASTQSFTALNNEAKKHIGKRYKMGATGPSCFDCSGYTQYVYSKGIKKSIPRTAKQQYASAKKIKASELKNGDLIFFNYGKGIAHVGIYVGNGKMLNAQNNGVKYDSVTSGYWKKYIAGYGRVTNLK from the coding sequence TTGAAAATAATAGCAACGAGAAGAAAGCTTTTTTTTGCGTTTATAGCTTTAATGATTTCTTTTTCAGTACTATTTTTACCAACAAATAATGCATTTGCAGCGACAACATACAAAATGACAACTACAGCCGATGTTAATATCCGCACAACAGACAACACAAAAGGGAAAGTCATCGGATTTTACAAAAATGGGACAACCGTTACTTTTACTGCAAAAACAAAAAACAATTGGTATAAAACAATTTATAAGGGTAAAGTTGGTTACGTATCAGGGAAATGTGTTATTACATACAAAGCACCTGTTGCTTCGACACAAAGCTTTACTGCCTTAAATAATGAAGCTAAAAAACATATCGGCAAACGATACAAGATGGGCGCAACTGGTCCAAGCTGTTTCGATTGTTCAGGCTACACGCAATATGTTTACTCTAAAGGAATCAAAAAATCTATCCCACGGACTGCCAAACAACAATACGCTTCCGCTAAGAAAATTAAAGCAAGTGAATTGAAAAATGGGGACTTAATTTTCTTTAATTATGGTAAAGGTATCGCACATGTTGGTATTTACGTTGGCAATGGCAAAATGCTAAATGCCCAAAATAATGGCGTGAAATACGATTCCGTCACATCTGGCTATTGGAAAAAATACATTGCCGGCTATGGTCGTGTAACAAATTTAAAATAA
- the proC gene encoding pyrroline-5-carboxylate reductase produces MTKIGFIGAGNMGTAMIRGLAKTDFIDRKNLFVCGRNIEKLQPLETEFKGIQLTTNVKKLAEAVDIIILSVKPYTISEVLTNIKDKLTPEKIIISVAAGITIADLEKQTIPETKIIRVMPNTPALVGEGMSSISPNTSVTAEETAIVSKIFTSFGQTEVVPESLMDAVVGVSGSSPAYVYMFIEALADGAVLNGLPRDKAYKFAAQAVLGSAKMVLETGEHPGKLKDMVTSPGGTTIEAVKSLEDNGFRSAVINAVQAAASKNSSM; encoded by the coding sequence ATGACTAAAATTGGATTTATCGGTGCAGGAAATATGGGGACAGCAATGATTCGTGGTCTTGCAAAAACAGACTTTATTGATAGAAAAAATTTATTTGTCTGTGGTAGAAATATTGAGAAATTACAACCGCTGGAAACGGAATTCAAAGGCATACAGCTAACAACTAACGTCAAAAAACTAGCAGAAGCAGTTGATATCATTATCTTATCGGTCAAGCCATATACTATTTCAGAAGTATTAACTAACATCAAAGATAAACTTACTCCGGAAAAAATAATTATCTCCGTTGCCGCTGGAATAACCATTGCCGATTTAGAAAAACAAACTATACCAGAAACTAAAATTATTCGTGTCATGCCAAATACACCTGCACTAGTAGGCGAAGGTATGTCCTCTATTTCGCCTAACACAAGTGTAACTGCTGAAGAAACAGCGATAGTTTCTAAAATTTTTACAAGTTTTGGTCAAACAGAAGTTGTTCCAGAAAGTTTGATGGATGCAGTAGTTGGAGTGAGCGGTTCTTCTCCTGCCTACGTTTATATGTTTATTGAAGCTTTAGCAGATGGAGCTGTGTTAAATGGCTTACCACGCGATAAAGCTTATAAATTTGCGGCACAAGCAGTTCTTGGTTCCGCAAAAATGGTGCTCGAAACTGGTGAACATCCTGGTAAATTAAAAGACATGGTCACTTCTCCTGGTGGAACAACGATTGAAGCAGTGAAATCTTTAGAAGATAACGGCTTTCGTTCGGCTGTAATAAATGCTGTTCAAGCAGCTGCTTCCAAAAATAGTTCGATGTAA